The window cTAGAGGGTGCCCTTACATCAATTCCCTACCTCTTtataaactcaaaataaataaaataataactacaTACAATTTGTGGTCTACAATATTGAAACGTTaccaatttatatatatataaacaatattaataagaaactatataaaaaagagaaatatacGAGCGAGGATAACGTTCTCTTACAAAATAAGTCATATCAATTTGTTGATATTATATAGACGACAtgacttaattattttagatgtTGATATAAGAATATACTAATTGAATTCAATATATATGCTAGTTGAGATTTGTATTAAAAACGTCacgatttttaattttagccAAATTATACCTCCAAAACATGATTCAACTTCATCGATAATGTATtgtaaaaatatctaattatcAAACCTAAGTTCTAGtttaatattcttaattttccaacaaaaataactaaataataatataattctagttataacctatagttttagtttttaccaTATACTCAtgacattataattttttttaaaaataatagtcCCTAAACTAACACATCCCTTTCTTGTTTATCTTTTCCCTAGATAACGTTTGTATATAGATATTCATATGTAAAAAGttatacacatacatacatacatacatatatatatatatattttttttttaaattataagtttataatgatttaatttataacatattttgATGTGATGGTTTGTtcacttaaaaaattgatgGCTAAGCTGTCAATGGCATGAGTGCATTAGGTCACATCATACAACTATGATATTTGaaagttagaaattaaatctttctttttcttcaatgtaAAAACtacattcatatattttcccactttttcatcaaaagaaaaaccacaaTAGATTTCCTCCTACATACATCTCAGTGTGATTGCAACTCTATACCTAATATGAAATCAtcaactcaaaattttcaattgtacTCTCTGATTTGACAAAAATCATGAACTATTgataccttttcttttcttttccttctttcttttttgatgaGATATCTTGacttgtttataaaatatttaaatactttCATTGTATAGACACTGTATGTATCTAGTTTTGTGAGTTATCatatttaataacttttatttttatttgggtcaccatttagttttagattttttttcccacACTAtggttcttttaaaaataaaatcaaattttaaaatttatttctcaaacaatgaaattcaataaatcaCAGTAgtgtttttaaagttaaaagttgaaatgaaACAAGctgttattattcttttaattctcattgtttttcttttatcaaatttttagtcaattttcaaaataaaaataaattttgaatattactttatttttttgtactttattttattttaaaatgtgaatAAAAAGTAAGCAATAAAACGTAAAGTTTATGTAGAAGTATGTCtatcaacttaattttttaaaacgaaaGGTAAATACGTAAtctttacttttagtttttttgcttttgaaaaataaacttatattGTTAATTGTACATATTGTTCTAATATTGTcgtcaattttttaaaattctaaaagtaGTAGTTTTAAGATggttaattttagaatttctttAAATGTAATGATTAAATTGTAAGgtagattttaaaaagaaagacaagtttctaaaagattttttttttttttttagtttttaagatttaacttgattttttaaaccatttaaaaaaatagatagtaaaagaagaaatttacaacaatgaaaaggaaaagaccAAAGGATGATCTTAAGATTTACGGAGAGttatagaaaagagaaaacaaaccTATAATTTGAAgatcaaaaactaaaaacgaaATTGATATCAACATCATCTAACAGCTGGATATCTTTAGTTTTCCTTTTAGAGGCATCACTATCCATGTTCCATTATATGACATTTGCCTAAAGGATGTTGTTGTGGGGAAGCATCAACAAAATAAGGCCATTTTGGATGATGTATATATagatgattattataattgtcttcttcttccccacccccattaaatttatataattattttcattaatgtatactttttatgattattttgagTGACTCAAACATTTCTGGTTGTCTATGTTTTTGGATTCTTATGAATGTTACCCTTGAGTATACTATTGGTTTACAccattttaatttcctttttccctccctccctccctccctaGCTATAATGATCTAGAATGTTTGATAATCAATTATTGGTGAGGGGATAGGAGTTTACGTTAcaagaaataattatagtgATAATAAGGTCGATCTTCGAATTTAAAGAGTTctccatttgtttttgttacatGGCAATATCTTTCTTAGGGTATTTTACACTACACTTCAATTACAATACAACATATTACATTGAAAATACTTGATTTTCAAGTGATaccaaaaatgaatttatgtaaaagaggaaagaatgtgacatgaaaaagagaaaacttgCCCATCATCAACGGATCTATAAGGAAAACTCTTTGGGTATAAGAATACAATCAAATGAAAGGTTTCCATTAATTGAAAGGAAGAATCTAGATATTGTTggtccatttttttaatacattattatcatcattattattattattcgaAGATTTGGAATTTGTGAATGTTAAAGTGAATGGAATCTTGCAAAAATGTCCCACCATCCTTCATAAGTTGATATCCAAATTGGCCACTCATAACTCCCAACAGTCTTTTTCTCCCCATTAATAAAGCCTCTTTAGTAAGTAGCAAAAATATTggatatgtaatatatatgaGAAAAGAACCCTACCTTTTAACCCCCCCTCCTATTGCattcattatttttccttctacAAAGATATATTTctgcttctctctctctctctcttatatGATTGATTCATATGTACCATacatgtatttatatatatatatatttcatgttgAAGGTGAAGTTTCTTTCTAAggggttttttttctaatggaAAGAAGAGCAACTTCCAAGATGAGTCTTATTAATAGAGGGTTATCTGAGAAAACAGTCTTTGGctacaacaacaataatgatatgaaagagaaaagagagactgCTAATACTAATTCTATTCCATCTTATATTACTCATTCTGATCACCAACATCACCATTTTCTTGCTCGTTGCACCATTGTTGATGATTCTTCTGAGTTGAGTATCTTTGATGCCAAGAAGTACTTCAATGAAGTTTCAGccaacaataatattaacaaGGTTTCTCCCATAATGAACATCGATTCGATGTCGATGTCGATGTCGGAGCAATGTATGGATCATTCAGTAGCATCGTCTCAAGATCAGGATTCAGAAAAGGATTATGACTTATCCAAGTCGAAGCCTTGGACTTGTGGTGTTGCGCACCCGTCGTCTGGGGtggtttctaaattttcacCAACTACTGCCTCTACTATAGATGGTCATCATCGTCGGAGTTACCGAGCTCGATCTTTCCATTCTGCAACGCCAACTGCCTCGTCGGAGGCTAGTTGGAATAGCCAGACGGGGTTGCTCTCGAACCCTCCTGGAGCAATCTCAGTGTCAGTTTTGCGTGGGGATTCTGATCATCATTCTGGGAGGAAAACTCGAAAGCCTCCTTCGTCATCCTCTTTGGCAGCAAGATGGATTTTTAGAAGCTCTAAATGCCCTTGTACTGGGAAGAAGTCGGTTCAAGTTCAGGAATCTAAAGTGGTACTAGACCCAAAAACAAGTCCTCCTTATATCAACAACACAACCGTTGGTGGCCATTCCCAATCTCAATCAGAGTCTCCGCCATCTGAAAAAACCTCTGGAGAAAACACAATGCTATTGCAACATCCAGACAAGGACGTTGTTTGGGGTAGTCAAAGACGTTTTCCTCCAAATTTGCTTCTTCAAGGACACACAACGCAACGAGTAATAGCCTCCACGGGCTTCACTTTTCCCATCttgaaaaacaacaataacaacaatggAGATATTCCAACCAGAGCTATAGGTCATGTTTTAATTGAAGACCCTCCTCGAGATTCTCTAGAAGTTTTCAACCCAAGCAGTGCTAGAGATAGTGGCAACGGTGGTTGTAGTAGTCTAAAATCACGAATTCTAGCCAGTGTAGCAGCATCTGGCGGCAACGCCACCATTGTGAACGACATCGATGATGTAGCAAGTGATGCTAGCTCAGACTTATTTGAAATCGAAAGTTTTTCCACTCAAACTGCCAGCACAACCACGGCCTCATACCCTGCCATGTTCCACCGACGAGACTCAATGGAACTAGAAGCAAGAAGACTAGGGTTAACCTCTGCAGCCACACGTCGCAGCCTCGACGAGCCAATGACACCTTCAACTGATTGGTATGAACCAAGCGAGGCAAGCATCGACTGGAGCGTTACCACAGCCGAGGGCTTCGATCGGGCGAGCATTGCCAACATGTCAGAGGCCGAGGAGTCCTGGACtgagaaaaacaacaacaacaacaataacaacagaCGAAGATCATCATCGGGAAATGGGTTGTTAAGTTGTCGGTCAGAGAAGGCGGTGAGTGTAGGCCCACAGCCGGTGATGAAGCATGTGAGTAGTAGGCCACCATTGGGAAAGAAGCCACCACTAGCAAGGTCTAATTCAGCTCACCTCTCCCTTACTTTTGCTGCCTGATTTGGGAGCACTCTTTTCTCTTATGACTGTGATGGAAGATGATACATGATTTTTCTCCAACACCCTCTCTCCCAACACAccatttcttgattttcttatcttgtctcttcaatttttcttttccttttccttttcattttccccCCTCTTCATTATAGTGCTCTCTCTCTAATAATTGTGCGAACCAGAAGTTTGGtgtacttttctatttttttacacGTTCTCCTGTTTTCTCCCCCTCCTatcattcaattattttacttaCTACATTGaataaactcattttaaatCTATAGTTAAATTGTCGGTCTATTTTGGTAGTTTTGTTCTGCTTCCTATTATAGTCTTAAAATCTATACTTAATTAGGTTTTGAAGATAGAGATTGAATGATGTGCTGAGGGAACCTAATCTGAGAGATTTCATTCAAGCATAGGGTGGGAGCAAACTAATAAAGCAATAATGACTAAAATGGtaactaaatttgaatttatttactGCATTACTCGCAGGCTTGAgggaataaataaataataaaatgacaaattattacaagatctatatatatatgtattagtaTCATACCAGATTTACAGGAGACTTCAAATACAATAATGTATTGATGGATACACCTCACATGTGTCCGCAAACTTTATGATATGTTGGTAGGAGACAGAAGTTTGGAAGGCAAGAGTTTCAAAGCATTCAATAAACTGAGACTTAGTTAATCACTCAGTTAGAAACATATGGGAGTCATACACCTTTAAACTACTGGTTCCCTAACAAAGTGAAGATCAATTTTTACATGCCTGGTCTAGTCCGAGCATGAAAAACCGAATTGAAAGCCGATCGATTATCATGCCAAAGTGAATTCCTTGTAAAGGTGACGAAATTCAGACAATTCAGCAGCAGTGGTAGATGAAGATAACCAATTTTCTGCATATTCTATAATCTGCAAGCAAGAGAAGAAAGCACACACACGCAAACAAGAACATGTTAACACTGGAGTtgtttactttttagtttttggagTATGAGTCTTTCTTCTATACTATTCTTGtttattcataattttctaacttttattttctttctgttATGTTCGTTCATTAGAACAGAAGATTCACTTGGGATCTCTGAAAGCAACTCTGAAATAGAAGCAGGTCCAATCTGCAAATAGTAAGTCATATACAAGCAGAAGATCGAAATACAAGGTACAAAGTCTTGTCAAATGTGTATACCATGAATTGGTTTCAATTAAGAGTAAACCATTGTCAAAGAACTAGTagtaaaaaaggaaacataGTCTCATTATCTAAGAGGTTATCGATTcttaggaattaatttcctacaaGTTTCCTCAACACCCAAAAATGTTGTAGTGTTAAATGGGTTGTCTCCGAGATTAGTCGAGGTATGCATAAGTTGGTCCGGATactctcaaataaaaaaaaactagaaacaaatttactCTATAACAAGTAATAATGGagaatacaataaaattaaagtgaaAAGTAGTAACTAAATCTTTTGGGAAAATTTTGCACTTTATGATGGAACTAAATTCATTGGCATTATTTCGATTCCTGCAAATATCTGCAACCTGCAGAGAATCAAATTCGGACATATTAAAAGTCTGTACTCTAAATGAAAAGAGTTACACAATACAAAAAGTCCTATTTTtgcatttcttcttcaatattATACTGCCCAACTTCAAGTATAAACATATAATCAATAGAATATAATTAGAGAAGATAAGAGGCtaactttacttttaaaagaagTCGACGTAACTATGTAAGTATGATATCCAACAATAATATCCATCATGCAAGCATTTGGCTGGGAATTGTGATAAATCATTAACCAAAGCCTAAAATCTTCAACTCAAGAAAACTTCTTTGAAAGGAGCAAAAAGATGACCCCAAATGTAAGCTATGGATACAAGTGAAGTTTTAAGAAGCAAATCATATACGACTGGAAGTCCAAAGTTAAATAAAGGAAGAGGATGTCAAGAGCATTTTTCCTACTTGGGAGGGATAATCCATCATTTACTGAACATGGAAATAGAAAGAACtgtgaaattgaaatttataagtCAAGTTACACCAAGTTGAAAACATATCATAATTGGACACTTTTAAAACTCCACTACTCTATAAACTTTGATAACAAATGACCATTGAGGTTCCTAAAATTCATCAAAAGGAACAACTATGATACTACGACTTGCCATAAATTATTTCACCCCAAAAGATCTCATACCAGTGGATAAAGTTGCCCACACGTGTATACCCATGATCACTCTTCTCCAATCAATATGTGATTTTGTACGCACTCCTACAATCCTCTCCTCCACCAAGTACCACTTTGAGCTTACCCTCGAACAAATCTATTTCACTCCCACCACGAGAGCTTGctctaaatttcaaacacCTTCCCTTCACCTTCGGTCACTTGCTCACCCGAGCACAAGCATAGACCACACGTATACTTATCACCAGACTAGAACACAAACAAGACTCACAAAGTTTCTTTGttcaaatttgaagatttCACTCACACAGTTGGACCTAGACCAAGGCTCGGCTACCAATTATTAGGGACAAAGGACATTCACATATCTCCACAAATGGTATGATATTGTCCATTTTGGACATACACCCATGTTccaaaaattcaaaccaaacaaccaaattccataacataaaaaaaaaaaaggctccTAACACTGAAAATTAAGCAAAAACAGATTTACAAACTAGTCCGAAATTTCCTAGATAAAATGAGCAGTAGAAGCAACAATATGTGTAAAAAAAATGGCTCCTAACACTGAAAATTAAGCAAAAACAGATTTACAAACTAGTCCGAAATTTCCTAGATAAAATGAGCAGTAGAAGCAACAATATGTGAAGATTACGATGAAAAGCAAGTTGATTCACGagagttgaaaagaaaaagatgagcAGAATTCAACAAGAAGAATATAACGATGGATTTAATGAAAATCAATAGTGTACGAAACACAGGGTTCAAGCTtgcaaaaacaaatcaaacccTAGAACAACACAATAGTTAGATTTTTCTGAAGCTATAGCACCATCAATCACTGACCCTAGATAATTTCATAATTGCAAAAAGaacacaaagaaaacaaatgataaaactgGAAGATTTACAAACCTAAAATGTCGACCTTGGAAGAAGAAGGGCAAGATCAATCtgaatggaaaataaaaatgaataataaaaaaaactggCCCATGCAGGTTTCGAACCTGCGACCTTCGCGTTATTAGCACGACGCTCTAACCAACTGAGCTAATAGGCCATTTTGTTGTAAAGGTTAAacttattaaatttgtatatttcagTTTTTAAGATTGAAAATACTATAATTGTTTACTTGTTTTATTCACATTTTATTCGActaaacatcaaacaaaaatatatgttgtccattaaacataaaaaaataaaattaaggtCTTCTAATCTTGTGGTGAGCGAGATGaagattgaaatttaaagaataGAGCTGACGAAGAGGAGGACTGAAACCCACAACTAAAAcacatatttgataaaaacCCACAAATTCGGCGAAAATCCACTGTTAAAATACAATTCACggaaaaaggaagatgaaAAACCCATATCcagtgaagaagaaggtgtCGTGTAGAGGAAGACAATGAGAGGCGAAGAGAAAGACAACGAAGACaatgagaaaaagaggaagaagattgTTATTTCGAAAAGACGATGGagataagaggaagaaaaaggaaatttcgTGGAGATTGGTTAATTGTGCGATAATATGGAAAtatgaggaagaaaaaagaaatcaccAGAGAAAAATGGATaaggaaaattaaatagaaaaataatcgaaaaaaagaaaaaagaaaccaataaaaatatttgagaaaaaagaaaagaataccaataaaaacaattgagaagaaaaaaaaccaatataaataattgagaaacgGAAACGGAATAtactacttttttcttaatcccaacaatttttataaaatgataaacgtttctattttttttaaaacgagAAACAGAAAGCGTTACCAAACACCTCCGtttcttaaaaatgaaaacataaagagaaaacaggaaaaaaaaaatgttaacaaaCATACCCTTAGTATCCattgtttgaatttcattATAAATTCATAAACTAAGATATTGTCTCAATAGATAAACATGtttccaaataattttaatttatgatgaCTTGATGTCTTTTGATGATCGGATGAATACCATAtgcttttaatattttataagtaataaaatgattataatttttataaataatcttTGTTAGCCcgaaaaacataaatataatgtatttgcaagattatttaaaacaatgataaatttttaaaaatatttataaatatagcaaaatgttaCCATCTTTTTGTGATAggttattatttatattaattgtgaTGTATATACAggtagaaaataatttatttatatatatagaagtcATTGCAGGTAGACTATAATgtttttgtaaacattttttattctaataaaaaaattacaagttacaaaattttaaaaattaaattcaatttaactTGTTAAGTTTTTATAGagaatgttattaaaatttaacgtGGTAAATTCAACTCAATCTACAATTCATTATGCAATAATTCTGTTTTAAAAAGATagcaacaaaatatcacatgggtaaatacaacataaataagcactttaatttactattgtggcaaaaaaaattattactatataaaaaataaaaatgtcaaaaatagaaaatttaacaaaatatttatcagcTATATCgataacaaatatttgatagtGCCCTTTTATTATCGGCATTAATAGTCGGTGTTAGAAGTCCATCGGTTTCTATCTTTgatagagttaaaaaaaattatatcttataaatattttaatttatttggttgttttaaataatgttacaatttttttttatcatatatttagtaaacataaatttatataaaaaattacttcaaataaCCTAACAAttgaaaagaattataatagACATTTGTAGGCTTATTTCATTGtttataaatgttattgatggACACGAATACAACACTGAGTCCAAAGGATAGAGATATGAActtttatgatatattatctttataaaattaagatacttttataaattgatattagtACAGGTTGGGATCAAACCTTCCACTTAATATGAACATATTTtcgttttcctttttgaagctcaaatttgatgaattaGTAGTAGACACATGTCTTCACTTCCTTCTTGACTTTCCTACTCCTAACGAAATTACGATAATCGATGTTGTACCCCCCGATCTGGTTTTTGGTCCTCACAGCTCCATGAATTGAAAACCGTTCAAGTGATTTGTATGATTTTAACACATCATCATTCCATTCGATGGGACAATCGATGATTTCCAAAACTCTTAGGGTTTCGGTGAATCTTTGAGTCCATTCCGGCAATTTTTTCACTATTGGAAGCTCTCTGATTGTGAACCTCTGAAGCCTGAACTCCACTCCTTTCAACGTCAGTGTAAGTTTTTTGCAACTCCAAATCACCAAATTCTTTAGTGATATTAGCGATCCTATCTCGTTTGGCAACGATTTCAATGTCTTACAATCGTAAATCATTAGGGTTTCTAGGCGTACGAGGCATGACGGCTTTTTGAATAGATCTTGTAGGTTTTGGCACCCTCCAATTGCGAGAAATCGAAGAGAAGTCATGGTTCCAACTCCATTTTTGTGCAGACGAAGGTTGTTTGCTGTTACCCAGAGGTATCTCAGGTTGGTCAATTGCCTAATATCATTGGGCAGTTCTTTAAGTGCGGAACAGGATGCAAGAATCAAggtttgtaaattttttagcTTGAAGATTGAATTTGGTAGCCGCTTGATTTTCTTATTCCCTTGCAAGTCTAGGTATCTGAGCTGTACCAGATTTTCTACAGCACTTGGAATTCCCTGTAGATTTGCATTGCCTAAATGCAATAGTCTTAAGTATTTGAACTTGTCGATGCATGCATTTGCTAGGAATGCACTAGGGGGCACCTTATCTCTTATTGTGAAGGCTATAGATTGGGTTTTTGTGACTTCGAATACCTGTTTTTGTGTGAGTAGACGTGCAAGTTTTTCAATAAGAGGGTGCAATTTAAACCAATAGCCAAAACCATATTCCTCTAGTTCTTGTAGGAAACATCTTGAGCATAGTTCCTTGAAATAATTCTCACCT of the Cucumis sativus cultivar 9930 chromosome 3, Cucumber_9930_V3, whole genome shotgun sequence genome contains:
- the LOC101208538 gene encoding protein PHYTOCHROME KINASE SUBSTRATE 4, coding for MSLINRGLSEKTVFGYNNNNDMKEKRETANTNSIPSYITHSDHQHHHFLARCTIVDDSSELSIFDAKKYFNEVSANNNINKVSPIMNIDSMSMSMSEQCMDHSVASSQDQDSEKDYDLSKSKPWTCGVAHPSSGVVSKFSPTTASTIDGHHRRSYRARSFHSATPTASSEASWNSQTGLLSNPPGAISVSVLRGDSDHHSGRKTRKPPSSSSLAARWIFRSSKCPCTGKKSVQVQESKVVLDPKTSPPYINNTTVGGHSQSQSESPPSEKTSGENTMLLQHPDKDVVWGSQRRFPPNLLLQGHTTQRVIASTGFTFPILKNNNNNNGDIPTRAIGHVLIEDPPRDSLEVFNPSSARDSGNGGCSSLKSRILASVAASGGNATIVNDIDDVASDASSDLFEIESFSTQTASTTTASYPAMFHRRDSMELEARRLGLTSAATRRSLDEPMTPSTDWYEPSEASIDWSVTTAEGFDRASIANMSEAEESWTEKNNNNNNNNRRRSSSGNGLLSCRSEKAVSVGPQPVMKHVSSRPPLGKKPPLARSNSAHLSLTFAA